The Neoarius graeffei isolate fNeoGra1 chromosome 25, fNeoGra1.pri, whole genome shotgun sequence genome includes a region encoding these proteins:
- the LOC132873737 gene encoding interleukin-1 beta-like — MADKDLLMLESYLDNDCEFGSDDTNFDELDCSDPLAMSSRCDLHEGLRIEVTKEPLSMRSVANVIIALQRLKHTQSVQSTEFTDQELFNIFMENVIEESMTINLKCSQSKSYSMQDKVVQCTLYDKSKKTLVQREETSILLAITLKAGQESNKAWFNLSSFAPPNCTANTKGQPVCLGIVKTNLFLSCTLDNGTPLLGIEEVKDKQSLKSIKENDGMERFLFFRNGSGDSLNTFESVKYPGWFITTSRDDFKPVQMCQQQPTPLQLFTLHDEKVVSQNEI, encoded by the exons CTACTTGGACAATGACTGTGAATTTGGTTCAGATGACACGAACTTTGACGAGCTGGACTGCTCTGATCCTTTGGCCATG AGTAGCAGATGCGACCTTCACGAAGGACTCCGTATCGAGGTCACCAAGGAGCCTCTTAGCATGCGCAGCGTTGCTAATGTAATAATCGCTCTGCAGAGGCTGAAGCACACTCAAAGTGTTCAGTCCACTGAGTTCACTGACCAGGAGCTCTTCAATATCTTCATGGAGAATGTAATTGAAG AGAGCATGACGATCAACTTGAAGTGCAGTCAATCCAAGAGTTACAGCATGCAGGACAAGGTTGTGCAATGCACTTTATATGACAAGTCTAAAAAGACCTTGGTGCAGAGGGAAGAGACTTCTATTCTGCTGGCCATCACTCTGAAGGCTGGACAAGAGTCAAATAAAG CATGGTTCAACCTCTCGTCCTTCGCTCCACCAAACTGCACAGCAAACACAAAAGGCCAGCCTGTATGTTTGGGGATTGTAAAGACCAACCTCTTTCTCTCATGCACGCTGGACAATGGAACTCCTCTTCTAGGCATCGAG GAGGTAAAAGACAAGCAGAGCCTGAAGTCCATCAAGGAGAATGATGGCATGGAGCGCTTCCTTTTCTTCAGAAACGGCAGTGGTGACTCCCTTAACACCTTCGAGTCGGTCAAATACCCGGGCTGGTTCATCACCACCTCAAGGGACGACTTTAAGCCAGTGCAAATGTGTCAACAGCAACCCACTCCCCTCCAGCTGTTCACACTCCATGATGAGAAAGTAGTCTCTCAGAATGAGATCTGA